In Nonomuraea sp. NBC_00507, the following are encoded in one genomic region:
- a CDS encoding DUF418 domain-containing protein: MPREDLPPPPHPGGPPLHPTHAEGQAGHPGLAQGAIGYPRRPEDPTPGPVSGRPRIAALDAIRGFALCGVLIANVVPIANVGNAAVAAAPAGGKSDWLGMLVHQRFFPIFSLLFGVGFSLLLDSAGQRVPRPRLLLLRRLLVLLAIGLAHMFLLWWGDILTVYALVGLVVLLPSTWLPRWAVAGLAAALIATSLIVQGGHYSLVPGLFLLGSALTRYGVIGRIERATWGPAVSCLAFAAAAAPFLWAQISTGNTLSFTVSGLLLAGAYFCGLAALLRTPLRPVLQAAFAPLGRMALTNYLTATLLVRAVARLMDGPPAEWPATTVLMIAGGILAVQWLWSTLWLRRYRQGPLEWLWRWATWGRRPLLHLP, from the coding sequence ATGCCACGAGAAGACCTCCCCCCGCCACCGCACCCCGGCGGCCCTCCCCTCCATCCCACTCACGCCGAGGGCCAGGCGGGCCATCCCGGCCTTGCGCAGGGCGCCATCGGATACCCACGCCGCCCGGAGGACCCCACACCCGGACCGGTTTCCGGGCGGCCGCGGATCGCCGCGCTCGACGCCATCCGGGGGTTCGCCCTGTGCGGCGTCCTGATCGCCAACGTCGTGCCGATCGCCAACGTCGGGAACGCCGCCGTGGCGGCCGCGCCGGCGGGCGGGAAGAGCGACTGGCTGGGCATGCTCGTCCACCAGCGCTTCTTTCCGATCTTCTCCCTCCTCTTCGGCGTCGGATTCTCGCTGCTGCTCGACTCCGCCGGGCAGCGCGTCCCCCGGCCCCGCCTGCTCCTGCTGCGCCGGCTCCTGGTGCTGCTCGCCATCGGCCTGGCCCACATGTTCCTGCTGTGGTGGGGCGACATCCTGACCGTCTACGCCCTGGTGGGACTGGTGGTCCTGCTGCCGTCGACCTGGCTGCCGCGCTGGGCCGTGGCCGGGCTGGCCGCCGCGCTGATCGCGACGTCGCTGATCGTCCAGGGCGGGCACTACTCGCTGGTGCCCGGTCTGTTCCTGCTCGGCTCGGCGCTGACCAGGTACGGCGTGATCGGCCGGATCGAGCGGGCCACGTGGGGCCCCGCCGTGTCGTGCCTGGCCTTCGCAGCCGCGGCGGCGCCTTTCCTGTGGGCGCAGATCAGCACGGGCAACACTCTCTCGTTCACCGTGTCCGGGCTCCTGCTGGCAGGCGCGTACTTCTGCGGGCTGGCGGCCCTGCTCAGAACCCCGTTGCGGCCGGTGCTGCAAGCCGCCTTCGCGCCGCTGGGACGGATGGCGCTCACCAACTACCTGACCGCCACGCTCCTCGTCCGGGCGGTGGCCCGTCTCATGGACGGCCCGCCGGCGGAGTGGCCCGCCACGACGGTGCTGATGATCGCCGGCGGCATCCTCGCCGTCCAGTGGCTGTGGTCCACGCTCTGGCTGCGGCGATACCGGCAGGGACCGCTCGAATGGCTCTGGCGCTGGGCCACCTGGGGGCGCCGCCCGCTCCTGCACCTCCCTTAA
- a CDS encoding sensor histidine kinase — protein MDRDQLRVHPDGAVLGGVFAVLLAFTACRIADTWGGGYWQFGCAAGAVVCGLALVRRRRRASAAAGGLAVATGAILVSWYADLPAEPGPAMALALSVLVGSAVSTLPAVAAGAIAAGGLAVAAGSLLTSGVPASALPPVTMLNAGGWIAGVTIGLSSRLLAARNRTIAGNVRRHERLQLARELHDVVAHHVTGIVLQAQAAQVLARKQPGRLDSSLTGIETAGTDALAATRRLVTLLREAGDSPTPHSEGLADLAARFDGPAIRLRLPEDEPDWPPEVTSTVYRVVQESLTNVSRHAWQARSVHVTVARNGDAVTVEVSDDGAPVPARHQNRRGAYGLLGMRERLEALGGTLHAGPRPGNGWTVLATLPLPGRREHR, from the coding sequence ATGGACCGGGATCAACTGCGCGTCCACCCAGACGGAGCCGTGCTCGGCGGCGTGTTCGCCGTGTTGCTGGCCTTCACCGCCTGCCGGATCGCGGACACCTGGGGCGGCGGCTACTGGCAGTTCGGCTGCGCCGCAGGGGCGGTGGTGTGCGGGCTGGCCTTGGTGCGCCGGCGCCGCAGGGCGTCGGCGGCGGCCGGCGGCCTGGCGGTCGCAACCGGCGCCATCTTGGTCTCCTGGTACGCCGATCTTCCCGCCGAGCCCGGCCCCGCCATGGCGCTCGCCCTGTCCGTGCTGGTCGGCTCGGCGGTCAGCACGCTGCCCGCCGTCGCGGCCGGCGCGATCGCGGCCGGAGGGCTCGCGGTGGCGGCCGGCAGCCTGCTCACCTCTGGCGTGCCCGCCTCCGCCCTGCCGCCCGTGACGATGCTCAACGCCGGCGGATGGATCGCCGGAGTCACGATCGGCCTGTCCTCGCGGCTGCTGGCCGCCCGCAACCGGACCATCGCCGGCAACGTACGCCGCCACGAGCGCCTCCAGCTCGCCCGGGAGCTGCACGACGTTGTCGCCCACCACGTCACCGGCATCGTCCTGCAGGCCCAGGCCGCCCAGGTCCTCGCCCGCAAGCAGCCCGGACGCCTGGACAGCTCCCTGACCGGCATCGAAACCGCCGGTACCGATGCTCTGGCCGCCACGCGCCGCCTCGTCACGCTGCTGCGTGAGGCCGGCGACTCGCCCACGCCCCACTCCGAGGGCCTGGCCGACCTGGCCGCCCGGTTCGACGGCCCCGCCATACGCCTCCGGTTGCCCGAGGACGAGCCGGACTGGCCGCCCGAAGTGACCAGCACCGTCTACCGCGTCGTCCAGGAGTCGCTGACCAACGTATCCCGCCACGCCTGGCAGGCCCGCTCCGTCCACGTCACGGTGGCCCGCAACGGCGACGCCGTCACCGTCGAGGTCTCCGACGACGGCGCGCCGGTCCCGGCCAGGCACCAGAACCGCCGCGGCGCATACGGCCTGCTCGGCATGCGCGAACGCCTGGAGGCCCTGGGCGGCACGCTGCACGCAGGACCCCGCCCGGGCAACGGCTGGACCGTCCTGGCCACCCTGCCCCTGCCCGGCAGGCGGGAGCACCGATGA
- a CDS encoding response regulator transcription factor, with amino-acid sequence MTISVLLADDQAMVRASLRVILEDQPDISVVAEAADGDQAIALARRLRPDVCLVDVQMPHTDGIEVTRALAGPGVPAPLRVVVVTTFDLDEYVYGALRGGAVGFVLKDAGPALLVEAVRAANAGDALISPSITLRLLRHVRAGGTPPARRPAQPLSEREIEVVRAIARGRTNQEIAAELFISLSTVKGHVSAIQLKLGVRNRVGIASWAWESRLMGDG; translated from the coding sequence ATGACGATCAGCGTCCTGCTGGCCGACGACCAGGCCATGGTCCGCGCCAGCTTGCGTGTCATCCTGGAGGACCAGCCCGACATCAGCGTCGTCGCCGAGGCCGCCGACGGCGACCAGGCCATCGCTCTGGCCCGGCGGCTGCGCCCCGACGTGTGCCTGGTGGACGTCCAGATGCCGCACACGGACGGCATCGAGGTCACCCGCGCCCTGGCCGGGCCCGGCGTGCCCGCGCCGCTGCGCGTGGTGGTGGTGACCACGTTCGACCTCGACGAGTACGTCTACGGCGCGCTCCGCGGCGGCGCGGTCGGCTTCGTGTTGAAGGACGCGGGCCCGGCCCTGCTCGTGGAGGCTGTGCGAGCGGCGAACGCCGGCGACGCGTTGATCTCGCCGTCGATCACGCTGCGGCTGCTGCGCCACGTGAGGGCAGGCGGGACGCCGCCCGCCCGCCGGCCCGCGCAGCCGCTGTCGGAGCGGGAGATCGAGGTGGTCCGGGCGATCGCCAGGGGCCGCACCAACCAGGAGATCGCCGCCGAGCTGTTCATCTCGCTCAGCACCGTCAAAGGCCACGTCTCCGCCATCCAGCTCAAGCTCGGCGTACGCAACCGCGTCGGAATCGCTTCCTGGGCGTGGGAGAGCCGCTTGATGGGCGACGGGTAA
- the secD gene encoding protein translocase subunit SecD, whose amino-acid sequence MYRAPVWRAVAALVVIAISLALALTTAPRLGLDLRGGTQLVFEAKNSPTVKADAAATDRALDVLRQRADALGVVDPTLVRSGEKRIIVELPGVLDPRQAAEVIGRTAQLAFHPVLGAGDPSGVRDENGDLLTLGPAAITGDGVADAVEQSDPQRGPGWWVTIDFRDANAWQRLTGAAACEPQGDPKRRIAIVLDAEIISSPPLDPSIPCRTGIPGARADITGSFTHEEARDLAVLIKGGALPVPLALVEQRTVGPTLGAEAIDASAKAAVAGLLVTAVFIVAVYRVSGLLAAVALACYGLISYAALVAMGATFTLPGLAGFVLAIGMAIDANVLVFERAREEHDSRRGLRRALDLGFKNAWSAIADSNVTTLIAAGLLFWLASGPVKGFGVTLAIGVLASLISAMLITRVLVQGVIGRIGPRASGLAAQGVVRTWLARRKPRLMAARRVWLAIAGGLAVVAVAGLLVRGLNVGVEFTGGRLVEFATSKPVPADVAGQAVTRAGVTSAVVQSTDDGVTVRAARLGLEEAARIEHALEPHGGEVSKTREEFIGPSLGEELRRNALVALGVAVAMQLVYLAVRFRWTFGAAAVLALLVDVTVVVGLFAWLGKPIDGIFVAAMLTIVGYSVNDKVVVFDRVRELWTSQRGLVAAVDGAIVQTLPRTVNTGLGALFILMALMVFGGDSLRDFAMSLVAGIVMGTLSSAFVAGPAAVVLARFDRRPPAPPARRTAPRDRTGTGAVV is encoded by the coding sequence ATGTACCGTGCGCCTGTTTGGCGTGCGGTGGCGGCGCTTGTCGTCATCGCGATCTCATTAGCTCTTGCTCTCACCACCGCTCCGCGCCTGGGCCTGGACCTGCGCGGCGGCACCCAACTCGTGTTCGAGGCGAAGAACTCGCCGACCGTCAAGGCCGACGCGGCGGCCACCGACCGCGCACTCGACGTGCTCCGCCAGCGGGCGGACGCACTCGGCGTGGTCGATCCCACCCTGGTCCGCTCCGGCGAGAAGCGGATCATCGTCGAGCTGCCCGGCGTACTCGACCCGCGCCAGGCGGCCGAGGTGATCGGCCGGACCGCGCAGCTGGCTTTCCATCCTGTCCTCGGCGCCGGCGATCCTTCAGGGGTACGCGACGAGAACGGCGATCTGCTCACGCTCGGTCCCGCGGCCATCACCGGCGACGGCGTGGCCGATGCGGTCGAGCAGAGCGATCCCCAGCGTGGTCCCGGCTGGTGGGTGACCATCGATTTCCGCGACGCCAACGCCTGGCAGCGGCTGACCGGGGCGGCGGCGTGCGAGCCGCAGGGCGATCCCAAGCGCAGGATCGCCATCGTGCTCGACGCGGAGATCATCTCCTCGCCGCCGCTGGATCCGTCGATCCCGTGCCGTACCGGCATCCCGGGCGCCCGCGCGGACATCACCGGGTCGTTCACCCACGAGGAGGCCCGCGATCTGGCCGTGCTCATCAAGGGCGGGGCGCTGCCCGTCCCGCTGGCCCTGGTGGAGCAGCGTACGGTCGGACCGACGCTCGGCGCGGAGGCCATCGACGCCAGTGCCAAGGCGGCGGTGGCCGGGCTACTGGTGACCGCCGTGTTCATCGTGGCGGTCTACCGGGTGTCCGGGCTGCTCGCGGCGGTGGCGCTGGCCTGCTACGGGCTGATCTCGTACGCGGCGCTGGTGGCGATGGGGGCGACGTTCACGCTGCCGGGGCTGGCCGGGTTCGTGCTGGCGATCGGCATGGCCATCGACGCCAACGTGCTGGTTTTCGAGCGGGCCAGGGAGGAGCACGACTCCCGGCGCGGGCTGAGGCGGGCCTTGGACCTGGGGTTCAAGAACGCGTGGAGCGCGATCGCCGACTCCAACGTCACCACCCTGATCGCGGCCGGGCTGCTGTTCTGGCTGGCCTCGGGACCGGTCAAGGGCTTCGGCGTGACGCTGGCGATCGGCGTGCTCGCCTCGCTGATCTCCGCCATGCTGATCACCCGTGTGCTCGTCCAGGGTGTCATCGGCAGGATCGGGCCGCGCGCGTCCGGGCTGGCCGCGCAGGGCGTGGTCAGGACCTGGCTGGCGCGCAGGAAGCCGCGGCTCATGGCCGCCAGGAGGGTGTGGCTGGCGATCGCCGGCGGGCTGGCGGTGGTGGCCGTGGCCGGGTTGCTGGTTCGCGGGCTGAACGTCGGCGTGGAGTTCACCGGCGGGCGGCTCGTGGAGTTCGCCACGTCCAAGCCGGTCCCCGCAGACGTCGCCGGGCAGGCGGTGACGCGGGCCGGGGTCACCTCGGCGGTGGTGCAGTCCACGGACGACGGTGTCACGGTACGGGCGGCGCGGCTCGGGCTGGAGGAGGCGGCCCGGATCGAGCACGCGCTGGAGCCGCACGGCGGCGAGGTGAGCAAGACGCGCGAGGAGTTCATCGGGCCCAGCCTGGGCGAGGAGCTGCGGCGTAACGCCCTCGTCGCGCTCGGGGTGGCCGTGGCCATGCAGCTGGTGTATCTGGCGGTCCGGTTCCGGTGGACGTTCGGGGCGGCGGCGGTGCTGGCACTGCTGGTGGACGTGACCGTCGTGGTCGGGTTGTTCGCATGGCTGGGCAAGCCGATCGACGGGATCTTCGTGGCGGCGATGCTGACGATTGTCGGGTATTCGGTCAACGACAAGGTCGTGGTGTTCGACCGGGTGCGGGAGTTGTGGACCTCCCAGCGGGGGTTGGTGGCGGCGGTCGACGGGGCGATCGTGCAGACGTTGCCGCGGACGGTCAACACCGGGCTGGGCGCGTTGTTCATCCTGATGGCGTTGATGGTCTTCGGCGGGGACTCGCTGCGGGACTTCGCCATGTCGCTGGTGGCCGGGATCGTCATGGGGACGCTGTCGTCGGCGTTCGTGGCCGGTCCGGCGGCCGTCGTGCTGGCCCGGTTCGACCGCCGTCCACCCGCTCCGCCGGCCAGGCGCACCGCGCCACGCGACCGTACGGGCACCGGGGCGGTGGTCTGA
- a CDS encoding heparinase II/III family protein codes for MYPSWRRLAVLILFAAFLVPAPPAAAAALSDAGFFGRWSAGAWTVGPRLNYAHAGLKPVESAVMAGDYALAKQRLLDYYRARPGIEAGSFSHTTWPGALELTASHIWTLGSGEAYIKTLTFGPGEKTVTADVTSSITSGKPGFFLMSRYKDAVIALINSRSKGSGKPTLRLTLADGSVKTLHPTHDTYIWAAHPAGVYGTKYYMQVSDQGTGPFTDETRKAYLRFDLDGVTGVKKAELTLTGTADTAKDIMLYGNAATFDEAIRTWSNTIQNTFSWEGDPGGFDWKLPGGVDKGYRIADDEFLYQLPRFFFAGPLALEYQKTGNEQYARTLIGLMTDFIKDADAYDADQGAGSYPGNLHAARRLHNWIAAYEILRKSPSLTADANVAILKTMNRAGLYLQENVNATPNKMQSQKITLLHNSIYFPEFRAASAWRTNAANFLSTQLNDSTYADGGYKESTDAYLRGYLSQYVDVVAYMQRNGIAFTATAKLRQLARFLMDQSYPSGYGPAYGDSDSLDLRSTLRKLGQLLNDPELLYVGTSGTSGEKPAHTSVLYPDTRVAVSRSGWTADDSHLRINADRGNHSHPDELAITAYAYGRPLLPDMGTFTYSTDAHAEWLRKTTEAHNTIEIDDKPQVSTAAGGISHLITNPAFDLIGANTESSAGVRHERSVLSLHSGLWVVSDRLKPVDTAATHRYEQNWHFASDAKPSIRSGTEATTTAFATGANLTIVPADPAEVASTLRDGYYAPRFYSMENAKYVSYVKTGATGQKTFDTLLVPSKGAADTSVTVERLPVGTIPSYQATALSLNGGAGVYYKSWTSKTPRAFGSYVFDGKLLYADAGSIVMVDGSSVERAGATLVKAPAAVTDLAVTFGGDGTVHIDGSGLTASTDPAKAIAIAAPNAAKVILNGKVVPFERAGALIYAAA; via the coding sequence ATGTATCCCTCGTGGCGGCGGCTCGCCGTCCTTATTCTGTTCGCCGCGTTCCTGGTGCCGGCCCCTCCGGCCGCCGCGGCGGCGTTGTCCGATGCGGGCTTCTTCGGCAGGTGGAGCGCCGGAGCCTGGACGGTGGGGCCGCGACTGAACTACGCGCACGCGGGCCTCAAGCCCGTGGAGAGCGCGGTGATGGCGGGCGACTACGCGCTGGCCAAGCAGCGGCTGCTGGATTACTATCGCGCGCGCCCGGGCATCGAGGCGGGCAGCTTCTCGCACACCACCTGGCCGGGCGCACTCGAGCTGACCGCCAGCCACATATGGACGCTGGGATCGGGCGAGGCCTACATCAAGACGCTGACCTTCGGCCCGGGGGAAAAGACGGTCACGGCAGACGTCACGAGCAGCATCACCAGCGGCAAGCCCGGATTCTTCCTGATGAGCCGCTACAAGGACGCGGTCATCGCCCTCATCAACAGCAGGAGCAAGGGGTCGGGCAAGCCCACCCTCCGCCTGACCCTGGCCGATGGGTCGGTGAAGACCCTTCACCCCACGCACGACACCTACATCTGGGCGGCCCACCCGGCCGGCGTGTACGGCACCAAGTACTACATGCAGGTCAGCGACCAGGGCACCGGGCCGTTCACCGACGAGACGCGCAAGGCGTACCTGCGGTTCGACCTCGACGGCGTCACCGGCGTGAAGAAAGCGGAGCTGACGCTGACCGGCACGGCCGACACCGCGAAGGACATCATGCTGTACGGCAACGCCGCGACCTTCGACGAGGCCATCCGCACCTGGTCCAACACTATCCAGAACACGTTCTCGTGGGAGGGCGACCCCGGCGGCTTCGACTGGAAGCTCCCCGGCGGTGTCGACAAGGGGTATCGCATCGCCGACGACGAGTTTCTCTACCAGCTGCCCCGCTTCTTCTTCGCCGGCCCGCTGGCCCTGGAGTACCAGAAGACGGGCAACGAGCAGTACGCCCGCACGCTCATCGGCCTGATGACCGACTTCATCAAGGACGCCGACGCCTACGACGCCGATCAGGGCGCCGGTTCCTATCCGGGCAACCTGCACGCCGCGCGGCGCCTGCACAACTGGATCGCGGCCTACGAGATTCTGCGCAAGAGCCCGTCGCTGACCGCTGACGCCAACGTCGCGATCCTCAAGACGATGAACCGGGCGGGCCTGTACCTGCAGGAGAACGTCAACGCCACGCCGAACAAGATGCAGTCGCAGAAGATCACGCTGCTGCACAACTCCATCTACTTCCCGGAGTTCCGCGCGGCGTCGGCGTGGCGGACCAACGCCGCCAACTTTCTGTCGACCCAGCTCAACGACTCGACCTACGCCGACGGCGGCTACAAGGAGTCCACGGACGCCTACCTGCGGGGCTACCTCAGCCAGTACGTGGACGTCGTCGCCTACATGCAGCGCAACGGCATCGCGTTCACCGCGACCGCCAAGCTGCGACAGTTGGCCCGCTTCCTCATGGACCAGAGCTATCCCAGCGGGTACGGCCCGGCCTACGGCGACAGCGACTCCCTCGACCTGCGCAGCACTCTCAGGAAGCTGGGCCAGCTGCTCAACGACCCCGAACTCCTCTACGTCGGCACCTCCGGCACGTCGGGCGAGAAGCCGGCGCACACATCCGTCCTCTACCCGGACACCCGGGTCGCGGTCTCCCGCTCCGGCTGGACCGCCGACGACTCCCACCTCCGGATCAACGCCGACCGCGGCAACCACAGCCATCCGGACGAGCTGGCGATCACCGCTTATGCATACGGTCGGCCACTCCTGCCCGACATGGGCACCTTCACCTACAGCACGGACGCGCACGCGGAATGGCTGCGGAAAACCACGGAGGCGCACAACACGATCGAGATCGACGACAAGCCGCAGGTCTCGACGGCGGCGGGCGGGATCTCGCATCTGATCACCAACCCCGCCTTCGACCTGATCGGCGCGAACACTGAGAGCTCCGCCGGTGTTCGCCACGAGCGATCCGTCCTGTCGCTGCACTCGGGCCTGTGGGTGGTCTCCGACCGGCTCAAGCCGGTGGACACCGCCGCCACGCACCGCTACGAGCAGAACTGGCACTTCGCCTCGGACGCCAAGCCCTCGATCCGCTCCGGGACGGAGGCCACGACCACCGCCTTCGCGACGGGTGCGAACCTGACGATCGTCCCCGCCGACCCGGCCGAGGTCGCCTCCACCCTGCGCGACGGCTACTACGCACCGCGGTTCTACTCGATGGAGAACGCGAAGTACGTCTCCTACGTCAAGACGGGCGCAACCGGCCAGAAAACCTTCGACACCCTCCTGGTGCCGTCGAAGGGCGCGGCCGACACGTCCGTGACGGTGGAACGTCTCCCCGTGGGCACCATCCCGTCGTACCAGGCGACAGCCCTCAGCTTGAACGGCGGCGCAGGGGTCTACTACAAGTCCTGGACGTCGAAGACGCCGCGCGCGTTCGGGTCCTACGTCTTCGACGGCAAGCTGCTCTACGCCGACGCCGGGTCGATCGTGATGGTGGACGGCTCGTCGGTCGAACGTGCCGGCGCGACCCTGGTCAAGGCGCCGGCCGCGGTCACGGACCTGGCCGTGACCTTCGGCGGGGACGGCACCGTACACATCGACGGCAGCGGGCTGACCGCGAGCACCGACCCGGCCAAGGCCATCGCGATCGCGGCGCCCAATGCCGCCAAAGTGATCCTCAACGGCAAGGTCGTTCCCTTCGAACGCGCGGGCGCGCTCATCTACGCGGCCGCCTGA
- a CDS encoding MerR family transcriptional regulator, with product MRIGELAALLGVSTRTVRYYHHQGVLPEPPRLANGYREYGMRDAIALARVRRLVALGLSLDEARDVIAEDRSRELPEILAEIDADLARQEQEIRDRRRRLAQVLQRAEAGTLGPQDTASPDLLAFLKAVDLPSSQAAAWDRELLVLMDTVAAAPERKRAFTMLDALAADPELTARGHEFYRRLDELAGAEPDDPRIAPLAAELAEYSLRHLMTNGAPIGPEWDAETMEPFLDGLAPAQAEVIRQVVRHIAGR from the coding sequence ATGCGGATCGGAGAGCTCGCCGCGCTGCTCGGAGTGTCCACCCGGACGGTGCGTTACTACCACCACCAGGGCGTCCTGCCCGAGCCGCCCCGCCTGGCCAACGGCTACCGCGAGTACGGCATGCGCGACGCCATCGCCCTGGCCCGCGTCCGCCGCCTCGTCGCGCTCGGGCTGAGCCTGGACGAGGCGCGCGACGTCATCGCCGAGGACCGGTCCAGGGAGCTGCCCGAGATCCTCGCCGAGATCGACGCCGACCTGGCCAGGCAGGAGCAGGAGATCCGGGACCGGCGGCGGCGCCTGGCCCAGGTGCTCCAGCGGGCCGAGGCCGGGACGCTGGGCCCGCAGGACACCGCCTCGCCCGATCTGCTGGCGTTCCTGAAGGCGGTCGACCTGCCCTCCTCGCAGGCGGCGGCCTGGGATCGCGAGCTGCTGGTGCTGATGGACACCGTGGCGGCGGCGCCCGAGCGGAAACGCGCCTTCACGATGCTCGACGCGCTCGCCGCCGATCCCGAGCTGACGGCGCGCGGCCACGAGTTCTACCGCAGGCTCGACGAGCTGGCCGGCGCCGAGCCCGACGACCCGCGGATCGCGCCGCTTGCGGCGGAGCTCGCCGAGTACAGCCTGCGGCACCTGATGACCAACGGTGCGCCGATCGGACCCGAGTGGGACGCCGAGACGATGGAGCCGTTCCTCGACGGGCTCGCCCCCGCCCAGGCGGAGGTGATCCGGCAGGTGGTCCGGCACATCGCCGGCCGCTGA
- a CDS encoding TetR/AcrR family transcriptional regulator, producing MPKQPDPARRNERSRQAILTAARELVSEVGYAKLSIEAIAARAGVGKQTIYRWWPSKGAVIFDSFLALSEVGPEESVALPDTGDLEADLKVVMRATVAEFADPAFEAPIRALNTEIINDPGLAAQYREKLAGPVDEAKKARLRSAQRAGQIRADADLDLALELLYAPLSQRWLLRSGPLTPEYADALVDLFLQAMRPPV from the coding sequence ATGCCCAAGCAGCCCGACCCCGCCCGCCGCAACGAGCGATCCCGGCAGGCCATCCTCACCGCCGCCCGCGAGCTGGTCTCCGAGGTGGGATACGCCAAGCTGTCGATCGAGGCCATCGCCGCACGGGCCGGTGTGGGCAAGCAGACCATCTACCGATGGTGGCCCTCCAAGGGGGCGGTGATCTTCGACTCGTTCCTGGCGCTGAGCGAGGTGGGCCCCGAGGAGAGCGTGGCGCTGCCCGACACGGGCGACCTCGAGGCAGATCTCAAGGTCGTGATGCGCGCGACGGTGGCCGAGTTCGCCGATCCGGCGTTCGAAGCGCCCATCCGGGCGCTCAACACCGAGATCATCAACGATCCCGGCCTCGCCGCCCAATACCGCGAGAAGCTGGCCGGCCCGGTCGACGAGGCCAAGAAGGCCCGGCTGCGCAGCGCGCAGCGGGCCGGGCAGATCCGCGCGGACGCCGACCTCGACCTGGCGCTGGAGCTGCTGTACGCCCCTCTCTCCCAGCGCTGGCTGCTCCGCTCCGGCCCGCTGACCCCCGAATACGCCGACGCGCTCGTCGACCTCTTCCTCCAGGCCATGAGACCCCCGGTTTGA